A window of the Gossypium hirsutum isolate 1008001.06 chromosome A03, Gossypium_hirsutum_v2.1, whole genome shotgun sequence genome harbors these coding sequences:
- the LOC121217935 gene encoding tropomyosin-1-like: MKQEFERKSSDFEKRIEKLEEENMARVGGSSEQLQKEVQEEKARAEYWERKFQEMQVQNLTLEEENKGLKTKVIELGRSLRWHQNHNSTIELKELKSKVEELEVALHDGELWVEQLKAQEDYLKGELHQARGQVRERDHVIGEAIAQIREVAEYMQDLAI; this comes from the exons atgaagcagGAGTTCGAGAGAAAAAGCTCGGACTTTGAGAAAAGGATAGAAAAGCTCGAAGAAGAGAATAT GGCGAGAGTAGGAGGATCTTCGGAGCAGTTGCAGAAAGAAGTTCAAGAGGAAAAGGCTagagccgagtattgggagaggaagttccaagagatgcaagTGCAGAATTTGACattagaggaagagaataaaGGATTAAAGACTAAGGTGAttgagcttggaagatccctGCGTTGGCACCAAAACCATAATTCTACGATCGAGTTAAAGGAGCTAAAGAGCAAGGTCGAGGAGTTGGAGGTAGCATTGCATGATGGTGAACTTTGGGTTGAGCAGCTCAAGGCACAAGAAGATTATCTAAAGGGAGAGCTACATCAGGCTAGAGGACAGGTCAGAGAAAGGGATCATGTCATTGGAGAGGCCATagcccagattcgagaggttgctgaataTATGCAAGACTTGGCAATTTGA